The following are from one region of the Hymenobacter radiodurans genome:
- a CDS encoding tetratricopeptide repeat-containing sensor histidine kinase, whose translation MLLLTQLAYENTQSNPLATIFYGKQALKLAQKLEYRRGEAWALIRLGSGFREAGNYPAALQVGIQGLRLSEELRDQELIGRALNTLGYLYWEQGYSRPALAYFFKAKRVAEKSRNIKLLTRIMGNIGNVYAQLNRLDSARHYSQVGYAMDLSAKDLISEVGDAAMLGNIYAKLGNPRLARHYYRRSVQRALSQHITFALCRAYLGQAQLFKAEQGPWADSAIYFGHKALVAAQQGSYPKGVLEASRFLSNVYAARRDNTRAFRYLTLASTTRDSLFSQTKMAQVQALEVSEQLRQQERAIQQAQADDEHRSHWLIAALASIIPVLLLLWRTIRHTQRANLKLNAQNAEIANQRNKLSTTLSQLKVTQAQLVQREKMASLGELTAGIAHEIQNPLNFVNNFAEVSSELAAELQAEAAQPEPDLLTLRSAAAELRENQEKIYQHGRRAANIVRDMLAHARTIGGERVLTDLNALADEHLHLAYHSFRARDPQFVVTLTAQLDPALGRIRAVPQALGRVLVNLFNNAFYAVQQRQKVETGNYCPEVQVYTHRRNRHIELRVRDNGLGIPAPIRDKIFQPFFTTKPSGEGTGLGLSLSYDIITHGHGGSLSVRSQEGEYTEFIIELPQGIAYKKSPQTRA comes from the coding sequence GTGTTGCTGCTGACCCAGCTGGCCTACGAAAACACGCAAAGCAATCCGCTAGCAACGATATTTTATGGCAAGCAAGCCCTAAAGCTTGCCCAGAAGCTGGAGTATCGGCGGGGTGAGGCGTGGGCGCTGATTCGGTTGGGTTCGGGTTTTCGGGAGGCGGGCAACTACCCGGCCGCGCTGCAGGTAGGAATACAGGGTCTGCGGCTGTCCGAGGAGCTGCGCGACCAAGAACTGATTGGGCGGGCGCTGAACACGCTGGGCTATTTGTATTGGGAGCAAGGCTATAGCCGGCCGGCCTTGGCATACTTTTTCAAGGCGAAACGCGTAGCCGAAAAAAGCCGCAACATCAAGCTCCTGACTCGCATCATGGGCAACATCGGCAACGTGTATGCCCAGCTAAACCGGCTAGATTCGGCGCGGCACTACTCACAGGTGGGCTACGCGATGGACCTGAGCGCGAAAGATCTGATCAGTGAGGTAGGCGACGCGGCCATGCTGGGCAATATCTACGCGAAGCTGGGCAACCCACGGCTGGCTCGCCACTACTACCGCCGCAGCGTACAGCGGGCCCTGAGCCAGCATATTACGTTTGCGCTGTGCCGGGCGTATCTGGGGCAGGCGCAGCTATTCAAGGCCGAGCAAGGACCGTGGGCCGATTCAGCCATATATTTTGGACACAAAGCCTTGGTTGCCGCCCAGCAAGGCAGTTACCCTAAAGGAGTGCTGGAGGCCAGCCGCTTTTTATCGAATGTATACGCCGCCCGCCGCGACAACACCCGCGCGTTTCGTTACCTGACTTTAGCCAGCACTACCCGCGACAGCCTGTTCAGCCAAACCAAAATGGCGCAGGTGCAGGCCCTTGAAGTAAGCGAACAGCTCCGCCAGCAGGAACGCGCCATTCAGCAGGCCCAGGCCGATGATGAACACCGCTCTCATTGGTTGATTGCTGCCTTAGCCAGCATCATTCCGGTGCTGCTGCTGCTGTGGCGCACCATTCGGCATACACAGCGGGCAAACCTGAAGCTGAATGCTCAGAACGCGGAAATTGCCAACCAGCGCAACAAGCTAAGCACTACCTTATCGCAGCTGAAAGTAACGCAGGCGCAGCTAGTGCAGCGGGAGAAAATGGCCTCGCTGGGCGAGCTGACCGCTGGCATTGCCCACGAGATTCAGAACCCGCTGAACTTCGTCAACAACTTCGCGGAAGTAAGCTCCGAGCTGGCCGCCGAACTACAGGCCGAGGCCGCTCAGCCCGAACCGGATTTGCTGACGCTGCGCAGCGCCGCCGCTGAGCTTCGGGAAAATCAGGAAAAGATCTATCAGCACGGGCGGCGGGCGGCCAATATAGTGCGCGATATGCTGGCCCACGCCCGCACCATCGGGGGCGAACGGGTGTTAACCGACCTGAATGCGCTGGCCGACGAGCACCTGCACCTGGCGTATCATAGCTTCCGGGCCCGCGACCCGCAATTTGTGGTCACCCTTACCGCTCAGCTAGATCCGGCGCTGGGCCGCATTCGGGCCGTGCCGCAAGCGCTGGGCAGGGTATTGGTAAATTTGTTCAACAATGCGTTTTATGCCGTGCAGCAGCGGCAAAAAGTAGAAACCGGAAATTACTGCCCGGAAGTGCAGGTGTACACGCATCGCCGCAATCGCCACATTGAGCTGCGCGTGCGCGACAATGGCCTGGGCATCCCGGCTCCAATTCGCGACAAGATTTTTCAGCCCTTCTTCACCACCAAGCCCTCGGGCGAAGGCACCGGCCTGGGCCTCTCGCTCAGCTATGATATTATCACGCATGGCCATGGCGGCTCCCTCTCCGTGAGAAGCCAGGAGGGCGAATACACCGAATTTATTATTGAGCTTCCGCAGGGCATTGCCTACAAAAAAAGCCCCCAGACGCGGGCGTAG
- a CDS encoding sensor histidine kinase, whose translation MDYLQLMPAVWRLRFPKDTERDFIQHYEETNIRTIQISLAFGFVLYSAFGILDIFSAPNSTSTAWFYRFGIGSPTLLLIVVITYIKALRSYLPQIISLGCIVAAATVSLIIRETDPSELAHTHYYVGLIIIMMFTGSWARLKFWYAFISNTLIISIYFVVLVTDGHSIHDRLLIINNGMMLLSAHCVSALTCYFFEVNSRIDFLQRRTIEAEKNKSNAQREELELQAEQLANALNSLETTQAQLVQREKMASLGELTAGIAHEIQNPLNFVNNFAEVSTELAAELLAEAAQPEPDLPALREAAEDLRQNQERIRQHGRRAANIVRDMLAHARANSGARVPTDLNALADEHLHLAYHSFRARDPQFNATLTTHFDPSLGVVEAIPEALSRVMLNLFNNAFYAVQQRQKTEINGYRPEVQVHTHRSNGHIELRVRDNGLGIPAPIRDKIFQPFFTTKPSGEGTGLGLSLSYDIITHGHGGTLSVDSQEGKFTELTIDLPQSNEPEKAPQAEL comes from the coding sequence ATGGATTATCTACAGCTAATGCCCGCCGTTTGGCGCCTTCGGTTTCCGAAAGACACAGAGCGAGATTTTATTCAGCATTACGAAGAGACCAACATCAGAACCATCCAGATATCCTTGGCTTTTGGCTTCGTGCTGTACTCAGCATTTGGCATTCTGGACATATTCTCGGCACCCAATTCTACCTCCACCGCGTGGTTTTATCGCTTCGGCATTGGCAGTCCCACTCTGCTGCTCATCGTTGTCATCACCTACATAAAAGCGCTCCGCTCCTATCTACCCCAGATTATTAGCCTAGGGTGCATTGTGGCGGCCGCTACCGTCAGCCTGATTATCCGGGAAACAGACCCGAGCGAGTTGGCCCACACTCACTATTACGTTGGTCTTATCATCATTATGATGTTTACGGGGTCGTGGGCGCGACTGAAGTTCTGGTATGCCTTCATTTCTAATACCCTGATAATCAGCATTTATTTCGTTGTACTAGTTACTGATGGGCATTCCATTCACGATAGACTGCTCATTATCAATAACGGGATGATGCTGCTTTCGGCGCATTGCGTTTCTGCCTTAACCTGCTACTTTTTTGAAGTAAACAGCCGGATTGATTTTCTTCAACGCCGCACAATTGAGGCGGAAAAGAATAAATCGAATGCCCAACGCGAAGAGCTCGAACTACAGGCGGAGCAGTTGGCCAACGCGCTTAACTCCTTAGAAACCACACAGGCGCAGTTGGTGCAGCGGGAGAAAATGGCCTCGCTGGGCGAGCTGACCGCTGGTATTGCCCACGAGATTCAGAACCCGCTGAACTTTGTCAATAACTTCGCCGAGGTCAGCACGGAGTTGGCCGCCGAGCTGTTGGCCGAAGCGGCCCAGCCCGAACCGGACTTACCCGCTTTGCGCGAGGCCGCCGAGGATTTGCGCCAAAACCAGGAGCGCATTCGGCAGCACGGGCGGCGGGCGGCCAACATAGTGCGCGACATGCTGGCCCACGCCCGCGCTAATAGCGGCGCGCGTGTTCCAACGGACCTGAATGCGCTGGCCGACGAGCACCTGCACCTGGCTTACCACAGCTTTCGGGCCCGCGACCCGCAGTTCAACGCCACGCTTACTACTCACTTCGACCCCTCTTTGGGGGTTGTTGAGGCAATACCGGAGGCCTTGAGCCGGGTGATGCTCAATTTATTTAACAATGCCTTCTACGCGGTGCAGCAGCGGCAAAAAACGGAGATCAACGGTTATCGCCCGGAGGTGCAGGTGCACACGCATCGCTCCAATGGGCACATTGAGCTGCGCGTGCGCGACAATGGCCTGGGCATTCCGGCTCCTATTCGCGACAAGATTTTTCAGCCCTTCTTCACCACCAAGCCCTCGGGCGAAGGCACCGGCCTGGGCCTCTCGCTCAGCTATGATATTATCACGCATGGCCACGGCGGCACGCTCTCCGTCGACAGTCAGGAAGGCAAGTTTACGGAACTCACCATTGACCTGCCACAAAGCAATGAGCCAGAAAAAGCCCCCCAGGCGGAGTTATGA
- a CDS encoding LacI family DNA-binding transcriptional regulator: protein MAPTPKRVSIIDIAKALNLSVATVSRALADKKDIGEATKARVRQLAQELNYRPNQLASALRKGRSGTLGVIVPHIKGYFFPAVMHGIETIASKAGYNVLLCESNEDVRRERRNVETLLSAQVEGILMSVSATTLDQTDHFEQVRQQGTPLVFFDRMPELVGSTGVVLDDFSGAYQVVTHLIEQGCTRIAHLAGPQHLNTSRNRYLGYAQAMRAHGLPLDDESLVFALPALSQESGRMGMEHLLGLAQPPDAVFAAYAIPTAGALEVLHERKIRVPQDIALACFSNEPFTTMTTPRLTAVDQRAEQMGETAVRLFLQLCKRGPEYAPPPIVLKPELRLRDSSLHMQHWQPQLQAS from the coding sequence ATGGCACCTACTCCGAAGCGTGTTTCCATTATCGACATAGCCAAGGCGCTAAACCTGTCGGTAGCGACGGTATCAAGGGCATTGGCCGACAAAAAAGATATTGGCGAGGCTACCAAAGCCCGGGTACGCCAGTTGGCCCAAGAACTAAACTATCGGCCCAACCAGCTGGCTTCGGCGTTGCGCAAGGGCCGGAGTGGCACGTTGGGCGTCATTGTGCCGCACATCAAGGGCTATTTCTTTCCAGCCGTTATGCATGGCATCGAAACAATAGCTAGCAAGGCGGGCTACAACGTGCTTCTGTGCGAATCGAATGAAGACGTGAGGCGCGAGCGGCGCAACGTCGAAACGCTGCTTTCGGCGCAGGTAGAGGGTATTCTGATGTCGGTGTCGGCCACTACCCTCGACCAGACGGACCACTTTGAGCAGGTGCGCCAGCAAGGCACTCCGCTGGTGTTTTTTGACCGTATGCCCGAACTAGTCGGCAGCACCGGCGTCGTGCTCGATGACTTTTCGGGCGCTTATCAAGTGGTTACTCATCTGATTGAGCAGGGCTGCACGCGCATTGCACACCTAGCTGGTCCTCAGCACTTAAACACAAGCCGCAATCGTTACCTGGGCTATGCCCAGGCCATGCGGGCCCACGGACTACCCCTCGATGATGAGAGCCTCGTTTTTGCGTTGCCGGCGCTGAGCCAGGAGTCCGGCCGCATGGGTATGGAGCACTTATTGGGACTAGCCCAGCCGCCGGATGCGGTGTTTGCCGCCTACGCCATCCCTACGGCCGGCGCACTGGAAGTCCTGCACGAGCGTAAGATTCGAGTGCCGCAGGATATTGCTCTGGCCTGCTTCAGCAACGAGCCCTTCACCACCATGACTACCCCTCGCCTGACCGCCGTAGATCAGCGGGCCGAGCAAATGGGCGAAACGGCCGTGCGCCTGTTTTTACAGCTCTGCAAGCGCGGCCCAGAATACGCGCCGCCACCTATCGTACTCAAGCCCGAGCTTCGCCTCCGCGACTCCTCTCTGCATATGCAGCATTGGCAGCCTCAGCTACAGGCTTCTTAA
- a CDS encoding response regulator transcription factor: MSSILLIEDEPALGMIVKDSLEVRGFTVRYAADGQEGLELFRQQCPDIVVADVMMPRLDGFSLAEIIRRDNATVPIIFLTARSQPADVVRGFELGGNDYLKKPFSMDELIVRIKARLSAAPPAAAPPSVLTIGQYQFDHPKQRLLLGTREEVLTHREAELLKCLYDQRNQVLERATVLQELWGNDSFFNGRSLDVFITRLRRYLKDDPQVQIVNVRGIGYKLIW, encoded by the coding sequence ATGTCCTCCATTCTCCTTATCGAAGACGAGCCCGCGCTGGGCATGATTGTGAAAGACAGTCTGGAGGTGCGGGGCTTTACGGTGCGCTACGCCGCCGACGGGCAGGAAGGCTTGGAGCTCTTCCGCCAGCAGTGCCCCGATATTGTGGTGGCTGATGTGATGATGCCGCGCCTCGATGGCTTTTCGCTGGCCGAAATAATCCGCCGCGACAACGCCACTGTGCCCATTATTTTTCTGACTGCTCGCTCGCAGCCCGCCGATGTCGTGCGCGGCTTCGAGCTGGGGGGCAATGACTATCTCAAAAAGCCTTTCAGCATGGATGAGCTGATTGTCCGCATTAAGGCTCGCCTAAGCGCGGCCCCGCCGGCCGCAGCGCCCCCCAGCGTGCTCACCATCGGTCAGTATCAGTTCGACCATCCCAAGCAGCGCCTGCTATTGGGCACCCGCGAAGAAGTACTCACCCATCGCGAAGCTGAGCTGCTCAAGTGCCTCTACGACCAGCGCAACCAAGTGCTAGAACGGGCCACGGTGCTGCAGGAGCTGTGGGGCAACGATAGCTTCTTCAATGGCCGCAGCCTGGACGTATTCATTACCCGCTTGCGGCGCTATTTGAAGGATGATCCGCAGGTACAAATCGTAAACGTGCGCGGCATCGGCTACAAGCTTATCTGGTAG
- a CDS encoding sensor histidine kinase codes for MKRRIRSIFWLMAACILGINGFQAYWLYNTYQLTSQQFDRTTREALLAVVQRQLLSGARQLVQGNQKGVNRRILMGEFNSDSGGQIQRIVVSTEPGRKDTTPRLFQSDRILITTRHRRAAADTAARTLSRIILNDWTGSRRVNLPQLLAAYQAELRLRNVQTQAILDTLNVPAAEPMLAVNPRNKPAPIGYPVQTPPIPLNPIRSVFVQASFPTPTSYILRQMSGLLGGSVALLGLTTGCFALMLSTILRQKKLSEVKNDFINNMTHELKTPLATVSAAVEAMQNFGALNDPQKAQTYLSISRKELQRLSDLVEKVLNSAVEERQQLTINPEPVRPAELVHELVLRHQLQAPKPVHFDVDIEPTESLSLDRLHVAGVINNLIDNAIKYSREQVTIGIKGRRDETGWRLTVQDDGIGIPKSYQAAVFDRFFRVPTGNLHPVKGFGLGLYYVRQVVERHGGHIAVRSEPNRGSEFSLWLPA; via the coding sequence ATGAAACGCCGCATCCGCTCTATTTTCTGGCTTATGGCAGCTTGTATTCTGGGCATCAATGGCTTTCAGGCGTATTGGCTGTACAATACCTACCAGCTCACCAGTCAGCAGTTCGACCGTACCACCCGCGAGGCCTTGCTTGCCGTGGTGCAGCGGCAGCTGCTCAGCGGCGCGCGCCAACTGGTGCAGGGCAACCAGAAAGGTGTAAACCGGCGTATCCTGATGGGAGAGTTCAACTCCGACAGTGGGGGGCAAATTCAGCGTATTGTAGTGTCGACTGAGCCCGGGCGGAAGGACACGACGCCCCGCCTATTCCAGTCTGACCGGATACTAATCACGACTCGCCACCGGCGGGCCGCGGCCGATACGGCTGCTCGCACCCTCTCGCGCATCATCCTCAACGACTGGACGGGCAGCCGCCGCGTGAACCTGCCTCAACTTCTCGCCGCCTACCAAGCCGAGCTGCGCCTGCGCAATGTGCAAACGCAAGCCATCCTCGACACGCTGAACGTGCCCGCAGCGGAACCCATGTTGGCCGTAAACCCGCGCAATAAGCCTGCGCCCATTGGCTATCCGGTCCAAACGCCGCCTATTCCGCTCAATCCTATTCGTTCGGTGTTTGTACAGGCTTCCTTCCCGACCCCAACGTCCTATATCTTGCGCCAGATGAGCGGCTTGTTGGGCGGCTCGGTGGCACTGCTGGGGCTGACTACGGGCTGCTTCGCGCTGATGTTGAGCACTATTCTGCGGCAAAAAAAGCTGTCGGAAGTCAAGAACGACTTCATCAACAACATGACCCACGAGCTGAAAACGCCCTTGGCTACGGTGTCGGCGGCGGTGGAAGCGATGCAGAACTTTGGCGCGCTGAATGATCCGCAGAAAGCTCAAACCTATTTGAGTATCTCGCGGAAGGAGCTGCAACGGCTGTCGGATTTGGTGGAGAAAGTGCTCAACAGTGCCGTGGAGGAACGGCAGCAACTGACCATAAACCCGGAGCCGGTGCGGCCCGCGGAACTGGTGCACGAACTCGTCCTGCGCCATCAGTTGCAGGCTCCCAAGCCCGTGCATTTTGATGTTGATATCGAGCCGACCGAGTCGTTGTCGCTGGACCGGTTGCACGTAGCGGGCGTCATCAATAACCTCATCGATAACGCCATCAAGTACTCGCGCGAGCAGGTCACCATCGGCATCAAAGGCCGCCGCGACGAAACCGGCTGGCGCCTGACGGTGCAGGACGATGGTATTGGTATTCCAAAAAGCTACCAAGCGGCCGTATTCGACCGGTTTTTTCGCGTACCGACCGGCAATCTGCACCCCGTCAAGGGCTTCGGATTGGGTTTGTATTACGTGCGGCAAGTAGTGGAGCGGCATGGGGGGCATATTGCCGTGCGCAGCGAGCCTAACCGCGGCAGTGAGTTTTCCTTGTGGCTGCCTGCCTAA
- a CDS encoding GLPGLI family protein has protein sequence MKLLPTSVLTLLVLGVGAATSLHAQTTGRISYEATRRIDPNQRRIVINGQEVKPGSPDFPADLPDVRSFGQTLSFSGDYAKEAQEGGGGMVRIVEGGPNSAPQTTNIGRPFEETVFLNLKDRTYATVVSVKKDDKTTEYRADAPLAKPENWQLTDQTKKIAGYICRKATVPFRKETYTVWITTDLPFTYSPIRDLTPEKGVVLAVEGSGEQFKATKVDLKAPVKEAEVRPSTQAQTVTTAELTDLREKARADFRSRMMENFRGPGSN, from the coding sequence ATGAAACTCCTCCCTACTTCCGTGCTCACGCTGCTCGTCCTTGGCGTGGGCGCTGCCACTTCCCTCCATGCCCAGACCACCGGGCGCATTTCCTACGAGGCCACCCGCCGCATCGACCCAAACCAGCGGCGCATTGTGATTAATGGCCAGGAGGTAAAGCCCGGCAGCCCCGACTTTCCCGCTGACCTTCCCGATGTGCGCTCCTTCGGCCAAACCCTGAGCTTCAGCGGCGACTATGCCAAGGAAGCCCAGGAAGGCGGCGGCGGAATGGTTCGCATTGTGGAAGGCGGCCCAAACAGTGCTCCGCAGACCACGAACATAGGTCGCCCCTTCGAGGAAACCGTTTTCCTGAACCTGAAGGACCGCACCTACGCCACCGTGGTATCGGTCAAGAAAGATGATAAAACCACCGAGTACCGGGCCGATGCCCCCTTAGCAAAACCAGAAAACTGGCAGCTCACCGACCAAACCAAGAAGATTGCCGGCTACATTTGCCGCAAGGCCACCGTGCCTTTTCGCAAGGAAACCTACACCGTTTGGATTACGACCGATCTGCCTTTCACCTACTCCCCCATTCGCGACCTGACGCCGGAAAAAGGCGTTGTGCTGGCCGTGGAGGGCTCCGGCGAGCAATTCAAGGCCACTAAGGTTGATCTTAAGGCCCCGGTGAAAGAGGCGGAAGTGCGGCCCAGTACGCAGGCGCAGACAGTAACTACTGCTGAACTGACTGATTTGCGCGAAAAAGCCCGGGCCGATTTCCGCTCCCGCATGATGGAAAACTTCCGCGGCCCCGGCTCCAACTAA
- a CDS encoding SBBP repeat-containing protein, with amino-acid sequence MTFLETTSVPAVAQDTPPPSAVSDQVTEAWAVHYNSTIQPRDDRAVAVTVDGEGNVIVTGYVYRSQGRFNPNYDIVTIKYAPSGQPLWTTRSQNTFNYDERPKKMVVDAAGNVYVTGTYATTGTSLGYLTVKYDGATGETLWVVRRSGGTPVGLALDGAGHVVVTGSYYSGSLESTNWATVKYDGATSQQLWERQYNGPGSLVDNAVALAVDASNNVVVTGTAGIQAGQMDYMTLKYDGATGQPLWVAAYNSPANKQDEATAVALDALGNVFVTGTTFDEPSRIRDIVTVKYEAATGRQLWTVRYDGPAQKSDLAAALAVDGAGNAIIVGKSQELGLNSSALVLKYTPTGEPLWEGRYTRPNDPSAFGVIDGADAMALDAAGNVYIVGTSITNIVSNPADYRTIKFAATTGEQVWNAAYDGPATTPGTSRDEAAPSIAVDKAGNVLVTGKTSSNGAITTVKYTQTREVPLPVELVSFSATPRGADVLLRWVTAQELNNQHFEVEVSVDGMRFQPLHRTPGQGTTTQRHTYDYIDQNAPRYGHALLYYRLKQVDLDGTFAYSTIQAVPIATSAAFTVQAWPNPLGEQLQVQINSPEAGEATLHLANALGQVMLQKRAFLEVGTNTLALPMNRAWPAGVYSLQLRQGAMQRTLKLLQN; translated from the coding sequence TTGACCTTTCTGGAAACGACTAGCGTACCCGCAGTGGCACAGGACACGCCACCTCCCTCTGCTGTATCAGACCAAGTGACGGAGGCATGGGCAGTTCATTATAACAGCACTATTCAGCCCCGAGATGATCGGGCAGTTGCCGTGACGGTGGATGGAGAAGGCAATGTTATCGTAACGGGCTACGTCTACCGCAGTCAGGGGCGCTTCAATCCCAATTACGATATTGTCACCATCAAGTACGCCCCCAGTGGGCAGCCCCTCTGGACAACCCGCTCCCAAAACACGTTTAACTACGATGAGCGCCCGAAGAAAATGGTAGTAGACGCTGCCGGCAATGTTTACGTGACCGGCACCTATGCTACCACGGGCACTTCGTTAGGGTACCTGACCGTCAAGTATGATGGCGCTACGGGCGAGACGTTGTGGGTCGTACGCCGCTCGGGTGGTACCCCCGTGGGCTTGGCGTTGGATGGGGCGGGCCATGTCGTGGTGACCGGCTCCTACTATAGCGGCTCGCTGGAGAGCACGAACTGGGCCACGGTCAAGTACGATGGCGCCACCAGCCAACAGCTGTGGGAGCGGCAGTATAATGGCCCCGGCAGTTTAGTCGACAATGCCGTGGCGCTAGCCGTCGATGCGAGTAATAACGTGGTGGTCACGGGTACAGCCGGGATCCAAGCTGGTCAAATGGACTATATGACCCTCAAGTATGATGGCGCCACGGGCCAGCCGCTCTGGGTCGCTGCCTATAATAGTCCGGCCAACAAGCAAGACGAGGCGACAGCCGTAGCGCTGGATGCCCTGGGCAACGTGTTCGTCACGGGTACTACGTTTGACGAACCAAGTCGCATCCGCGACATCGTCACAGTAAAGTATGAGGCCGCTACGGGGCGGCAGCTGTGGACGGTGCGATATGATGGTCCTGCCCAAAAGTCAGATCTGGCAGCAGCATTGGCCGTTGATGGAGCAGGCAATGCTATTATAGTAGGCAAATCCCAAGAGCTTGGGTTGAATTCATCAGCCCTCGTGTTGAAGTATACCCCGACTGGGGAGCCGCTGTGGGAAGGACGCTACACTCGACCTAATGACCCAAGCGCTTTCGGAGTTATTGACGGGGCCGACGCGATGGCTTTGGATGCCGCGGGCAACGTCTATATCGTGGGTACTTCCATCACCAATATTGTCAGTAATCCCGCGGACTATCGAACGATAAAATTTGCTGCCACGACGGGCGAGCAGGTGTGGAATGCGGCCTACGATGGGCCGGCCACAACCCCTGGCACCTCCAGAGATGAGGCGGCTCCTTCGATTGCCGTGGACAAAGCAGGGAACGTGCTGGTAACAGGTAAGACTTCGTCCAACGGGGCCATTACGACGGTGAAGTATACGCAAACGCGCGAGGTGCCCCTGCCCGTCGAGCTGGTCAGCTTTAGCGCCACGCCGCGCGGCGCGGACGTGCTGCTGCGCTGGGTGACCGCCCAAGAGCTAAATAATCAGCACTTTGAGGTGGAAGTCAGTGTCGATGGGATGCGCTTCCAGCCGCTGCACCGCACTCCGGGGCAGGGCACAACTACGCAGCGACACACGTATGACTATATAGATCAGAATGCACCCCGTTATGGGCACGCGCTGCTCTACTATCGCTTGAAGCAGGTGGACCTGGATGGCACCTTCGCGTATTCAACCATCCAAGCAGTGCCTATAGCAACGAGCGCGGCCTTTACAGTCCAGGCCTGGCCGAACCCGTTAGGGGAGCAGTTGCAGGTGCAGATCAACAGTCCGGAGGCCGGCGAAGCAACCCTGCACTTAGCTAACGCCCTAGGACAGGTAATGCTGCAAAAGCGTGCCTTTTTAGAAGTGGGTACTAATACCTTGGCCTTACCCATGAATCGGGCTTGGCCAGCAGGTGTCTATAGCTTGCAACTACGGCAGGGAGCGATGCAGCGCACGCTGAAGCTGCTGCAGAATTAG